GATCGGCGTGTCGACGACCCGCTTGGCTCCGAACTCCTGCAGCAGCTCGCGGCTGACCTTATAGGCCCCCTGATACTGGGCCACTTCCTCGCCGATCAGGAAGACGGCCTCGTCCCGGCGCATCTCTTCAGCCATGGCGTCGCGCAGGGCGTCGCGGATGGTCGTCTTGACCAGCTTGGCGTCGGCGGGGATTTCCGGATCGCGCAACTCGACCTTGGGCCCGGCGACCTGGGTCGAGGCCTTCTCGGGGTCGCCGGTCTTGCCCTCGGCAGCAGCCGCGGTCTCCGAAGTCGCCGTATTCCCGGTCGTCGCCGAAGTCGCTGCTGCACTGTCTCCGGATTCCCCGGATTTCGTCGTCGAATTCGCCGCGCCGTCCTCACCCGCCAGGCGGGCGATCGGGGTGTTGACCTTCACGCCCTCGGACCCTTCAGCGACGAGGATTTCAAGCACCTCGCCCTCGTCGACGGCCTCGACCTCCATGGTCGCCTTGTCGGTCTCGATCTCGGCGATGACGTCCCCGGCCTTGACCGTGTCGCCCGCCTTGATGTGCCATTTGGTCAGCGTGCCCTCTTCCATCGTGGGGGACAGCGCCGGCATCAGGATGTCGGTCAAAGCTCAGGCCTCCACATAGACGTCGGTATAGAGCTCGGACGGGTCCGGCTCCGGGCTTTCCTGGGCGAACTGCACGGCCTCGGCCACGATGGCCTTCACCTCGGCATCGATCGCCTTGATCTCGTCTTCCGTGGCCTTGGCCTCGGCCAGCAGGGCCTTGACGTGATCGATCGGGTCGCGGGTCTGCTTGACCTCGTCCACCTCTTCCTTGGCGCGGTATTTGGCCGGGTCGCTCATGGAGTGGCCGCGATAGCGATAGGTCTTCATCTCCAGGATGAAGGGGCCGCCGCCCTCGCGAGCGCGCTTGACCGCACGGGCCACCGCGTCGCGGACCGCTAGCACGTCCATGCCGTCGACCTGTTCGCCCGGAATGCCGAAGCTGGATCCCCGCTCGCTCAGCTCGGTCGTGGACGACGAGCGTTCGATGCTCGTGCCCATGGCGTACTGGTTGTTCTCGATGATGTAGATGGCCGGCAGCTTCCACAGCTGGGCCATGTTGAAGCTCTCATAGACCTGGCCCTGGTTGGCCGCGCCATCGCCGAAATAAATAAACGCAACCGAATCGTCGCCGCGATAGTGACCGGCAAAGGCCAGACCGGTGCCCAGGGCCACCTGGGCCCCCACGATGCCGTGACCGCCATAGAAGCCGGTGGCGGTGTCGAACATGTGCATCGACCCGCCCTTGCCTTTGGACGACCCGCCGATGCGGCCGGTCAGCTCGGCCATGACTTCCTTCGGGTCCATGCCCGCGCACAGCATATGGCCGTGGTCGCGATAGCCGGTGATGATCTTGTCGTGGCCCTGACGGACGGATTCCTGAACGCCGACGGCGACGGCTTCCTGGCCGATATACAGGTGGCAGAAGCCCCCGATCAGTCCCATCCCGTACAGCTGGCCTGCGCGCTCCTCGAAGCGGCGGATCAGGACCATCTCGCGGTAAAAGCGCAGCAAATCCTCTTTCGAGGCCTGGGGCGCGTTGGGAATCTTCGCAGCTTTCTGTGCGGCCTTTTGAGCGGCGGCTCTCGCCATCCGGCGTCTCCCGGCTTGAGCCCCGACCCCAACGGCCAGGTGCTTCTTATCGTTACGGAACGCAGGCTCTAGCAGCCTTCCTTCCCGAAAGGCAAAGCGGCCCCGTGGGGCTGTAACAATAGTTCAAGACGCCTGGGGAGCGACAGGTTCCGGTGTCGCAGGGCGCGAGACGGGGATGACATAGTCGCGGGGGTCCGCAAACCCGAGCACGGCCCGGGCACGCTCTTCCAGCAGGTCGCGCGAAAGGCTGTCGTTGCGCAGATAGCGGATGCGGACTTCAAGGTCCGCCCGCTCGGCCACCAGGGCCTCCAGATCGCGTTCACGCTGGGCCAGCAGGGCGGCGCGATCTCCACCACTCAGCAGACCGCGCGGGCCGGTCAGAGCCTGGATGCCGAAATGTCCGACAAGCAGAAAGAGGAAGACGCACAGGGCGTAAGGCTTCATCCGATCAAGCACTCAGGACGCTCCTTCTGAGCGTGAAACACGGTTCATCTTCCGTGCCTGAAAATGCCTAATGAAAAGTAGCTTGGCCGTGGATAACCCTAGCGAAACTTGCGCAGGCCGCGCGGACCCTGGCGTCCGGACTGAGCGCGTTTGCCCAGCCAGTCCTTCCAGTCCGGCCAGTTGCGCCGGCGACCGCCGCCGTCCACCCATTCTGGGCCGTGCGCAGCCTCGAACACCGTGATGTCGGCCAGCCCGCCCTGTTTGAACATCTGCAGTCGCACACCCTTGCCCCGGCCCATTTCGGGCAGTTCGGCTAAGGGGAAGATCAACGCCTTGATGTTCTCTCCGATGGTGGCGACGTGGTCGCCCGTGGCGCGCTGGATGGACAGCATGGTGCCGTTCAGCACCTGTTTGCCGCCCCGCTTCTGGGCCAGGGTGTCATCTTCAGGGGCAATGAAGCCATAGCCGTCCTTCGAAGCGACCAGGAGCTTGCCACCGGGCACATGGGTCATCACGCCCACGATCTCGGCCTTTTCATCCAGATCGATCATCAACCGCAGCGGCTCGCCGTGACCGCGCCCGGATGCCAGCCGGTCGGCCCCGATCGTGAACACGCGCCCGTCCGAGGCCCCGATCAGCAGCTTGTCCGTCGTATAGGCCGGTACCAACCATCCCAGACTGTCGCCTTCCTTGAACTTCAGCTCCGAAGGATCCTCGACCTTGCCTTTGGTGGCGCGGATCCAGCCGCGCTCCGACAGGATGACAGTGATCGCCTCGCGCGGCAGATAGGCCTCGATCGAAGCGATAGCCGAGGTATCGACCGCTTCGGCGATGGTCGTACGGCGCGGCGACACAAGCGCCTTGCGAACGGCATCCAGTTCCTTGGAAATCGCCTTCCACTGTTTGTCCGGCGACGAGGACAATGACTTCAGGGTCGCAAGTTCCTCAGAGAGGGCATTGAACTCCTTTTCGATCGTCATCTCCTCGAGGCGCGCCAGCTGGCGCAGCCGGGTGTCGAGGATGAAGTCGGCCTGGACTTCGGTCAGGCCGAAACGAGCGATCAAGACTGCCTTCGGCTGCTCCTCCTCGCGAACGATCCGGATCACCTCGTCCAGGTTCAGGAAGACGATCCGCAGGCCTTCCAGCAGGTGCAGCCGCTTTTCGACGCGTTCGATCCGCCATTGCGAGCGACGCACCAGCACCTCGCGCCGGTGATCGAGGAAGGCCTGGAGACACGCCTTCAATCCCATGACACGGGGTGTCCCGGTGGCGTCCAGCACGTTCATGTTGATCGGGAACCGGATTTCCAGATCCGACAGCTTGAACAGGCTCTCCATCAGAACATCCGGCTCGATGGTGCGCGAGCGGGGCTCGAGCACCAGGCGGATGTCCTCGGCCGATTCATCGCGAACATCGGCCAGCAGCGGGGCCTTCTTCTGTTCGATCAGTTCGGCCAGCCCCTCGATCAGCTTGGACTTGCCGACCTGATAGGGCATCTCGGTGACGACGATGCGCCAGACGCCGCGCCCCAGGTCCTCGACCTCCCACCGGGCCCGCAGGCGCACGCCGCCCCGGCCCGTGGAATAGGCTTCCAGGATGGAGGCGTGCCCTTCGACGGCGACGCCACCCGTCGGGAAGTCGGGACCGGGCACGATGGTCGCAAGCACCTCGGTGGAGGTGGACGGGTCGGCGATCAACGCCTGACACGCATCGATCAGCTCACCGACGTTATGGGGCGGAATGGACGTGGCCATGCCGACCGCGATGCCGGACGAGCCGTTGGCCAACAGGTTCGGAAAGCCGGCAGGCAGAACGACTGGTTCCTGATCCTGGTCGTCATAAGTCGGACGGAAGTCCACGGAATCCTGATCGATTCCTTCCAAGAGCAACTGGGCCGCCGCCGTCAGCTTGCACTCGGTGTAACGCATGGCGGCAGCGTTATCGCCGTCGATGTTTCCGAAATTGCCCTGGCCGTCGACCAGCGGATAGCGCTGGGAAAAGTCCTGGGCCAGGCGGACAAGGGCGTCATAGATCGAGGCGTCGCCATGGGGGTGGTACCCACCCATCACCTCGCCGACCACCTTGGCGCATTTGCGCGCCGCGGCCTGCGGGTTCAGCTTCATGTCGTGCATCGCATAGAGGATGCGCCGATGGACCGGTTTGAACCCGTCCCTCACGTCGGGCAGCGCCCGGTTGGTGATGGTGGACAGGGCATAGGCCAGATAGCGCCGCGACAGGGCGTCGGACAT
The genomic region above belongs to Brevundimonas vitisensis and contains:
- a CDS encoding FtsB family cell division protein; the encoded protein is MLDRMKPYALCVFLFLLVGHFGIQALTGPRGLLSGGDRAALLAQRERDLEALVAERADLEVRIRYLRNDSLSRDLLEERARAVLGFADPRDYVIPVSRPATPEPVAPQAS
- the pdhA gene encoding pyruvate dehydrogenase (acetyl-transferring) E1 component subunit alpha — its product is MARAAAQKAAQKAAKIPNAPQASKEDLLRFYREMVLIRRFEERAGQLYGMGLIGGFCHLYIGQEAVAVGVQESVRQGHDKIITGYRDHGHMLCAGMDPKEVMAELTGRIGGSSKGKGGSMHMFDTATGFYGGHGIVGAQVALGTGLAFAGHYRGDDSVAFIYFGDGAANQGQVYESFNMAQLWKLPAIYIIENNQYAMGTSIERSSSTTELSERGSSFGIPGEQVDGMDVLAVRDAVARAVKRAREGGGPFILEMKTYRYRGHSMSDPAKYRAKEEVDEVKQTRDPIDHVKALLAEAKATEDEIKAIDAEVKAIVAEAVQFAQESPEPDPSELYTDVYVEA
- the parC gene encoding DNA topoisomerase IV subunit A codes for the protein MTVLAPPPDGGRIVEEPMSDALSRRYLAYALSTITNRALPDVRDGFKPVHRRILYAMHDMKLNPQAAARKCAKVVGEVMGGYHPHGDASIYDALVRLAQDFSQRYPLVDGQGNFGNIDGDNAAAMRYTECKLTAAAQLLLEGIDQDSVDFRPTYDDQDQEPVVLPAGFPNLLANGSSGIAVGMATSIPPHNVGELIDACQALIADPSTSTEVLATIVPGPDFPTGGVAVEGHASILEAYSTGRGGVRLRARWEVEDLGRGVWRIVVTEMPYQVGKSKLIEGLAELIEQKKAPLLADVRDESAEDIRLVLEPRSRTIEPDVLMESLFKLSDLEIRFPINMNVLDATGTPRVMGLKACLQAFLDHRREVLVRRSQWRIERVEKRLHLLEGLRIVFLNLDEVIRIVREEEQPKAVLIARFGLTEVQADFILDTRLRQLARLEEMTIEKEFNALSEELATLKSLSSSPDKQWKAISKELDAVRKALVSPRRTTIAEAVDTSAIASIEAYLPREAITVILSERGWIRATKGKVEDPSELKFKEGDSLGWLVPAYTTDKLLIGASDGRVFTIGADRLASGRGHGEPLRLMIDLDEKAEIVGVMTHVPGGKLLVASKDGYGFIAPEDDTLAQKRGGKQVLNGTMLSIQRATGDHVATIGENIKALIFPLAELPEMGRGKGVRLQMFKQGGLADITVFEAAHGPEWVDGGGRRRNWPDWKDWLGKRAQSGRQGPRGLRKFR